DNA sequence from the Pedobacter schmidteae genome:
AGAAGTACTGGGGACACATTTTAACGTTAACAGTTATGCTGATGAGCAAAAATCAGTTACCACACTATTAGAGGGTTCTGTTAAGGTTGCTCCAATAGGCACACTGAATGGCCTGACCGATAAGGTGCTTACGCATTTGTCTGCCATTATCAGTCCGGGGCAACAAGCCAGTGCTGCCGATCATAAACTTAAGGTGTCAGTGGCAGATGTTGATCAGGCTATGGATTGGAAAAACGGTGATTTTATCTTTAAAAAAGAAAGCCTGTCGGGTATCATGCGACGGGTTTCGCGTTGGTATGATGTAACCGTTGAGTACGATCGGGGCATCGATCTGAACCAGACATTCAGTGGAGTGGTATCCCGGTCTAAGAATATATCTGAGGTGCTAAAGATCATGCAATCGGCCGGACAATTGAAATTTAACGTTACAGAACGAAAGGTAACGGTAACAAATAAATAAAACCAAATATGATGAACGAAAACTACAAAAACAGTACTTAGGCGATCTCCTGGATGGACAAAAAAATGCCCGGGCGTGGTGGAATACGCCCGGGTGAGTTAGTGTTTATTCATTAAACCCCAATAAATTGGGTATTGTGTAACCAATCAATTAATGAACCATGTCATGTGTTTCCCCTTGTAAAGCAAGCACATCACATATTAAACAGATTCAAATGTATGAAATTTTACATTAAAAGCCTATGCAGGCCACCGGTCTGCGTAACTAACTTTTTGTTGACGATTAATCCGCTTCAGCAGATCAGTCCAACAGTTAAAAGACAGATTATTATGAGGGTTAACCTGATTATAGTATTACTGACAACCACCATTTTACACCTGAGTGCCAGCACTTACAGCCAGAGTGTAACCTTAAAATACAATAATGCCGCCCTGGTAAATGTATTTAAGGAAATCAGAATGCAAACCGGATATGATTTCTTTTACAGTGATAAACTGATGAGCGACGCAAAGCCCGTAAGTTTGAACCTGAACAATGTGAGCCTGGATAAGGCACTGGCTGTTTGTTTTAAAAATCAGCCTTTAAGTTACAGCATTGAAAATAAGACCGTAATTGTGAAACAGAAGGATATTTCTGTGCTGGACAAGGTGCTGGACTATTTCTCGGCCGCGGAAGTGAGGGGAAGGGTGTTGGACGAAAAGGGCTTACCGCTGATAGGAGTAAGCGTGAAGGTGAAAGGCGGAACACTGGCCGTAAGTACAAACAGTAACGGTGAGTTTAGCATTAAGCTTCCAAAAGGTGATGAAATATTGGTGTTTAGCTATATTGGTTTTCAAACCAAAGAAGTTAGCGTAAACAACAGTACGGTACTGAATGTTACCTTGCTGGAAGCCAATAAAGGACTGGATGAAGTGATTGTGGTGGGCTATGGCACCCAGAAAAAACGCAATGTGATTGGTGCTGTTGCACAGATCAATAGTGATGATTTGAAGCAGATGCCAACCATGAACATCACCAATATGTTGTCGGGCCGTTTACCTGGAATCACCACTTTACAGCAATCGGGCCGCCCGGGTGCGGATGATGCGACATTGAGGATCAGGGGGACTTCGTCCTATCAGGGCGGACAAGGACCAATTGCTATTGTAGATGGGGTGGAACGTCCTTTTGCACAATTGGATCCAAACGAGATTGAAAGCATTTCCATTCTGAAAGATGCCGTAGCTTTATCGGTTTATGGTTTACAGGCGGCAAATGGCATTATCTTAGTCACCACCAAAAGAGGAAAAACACAACAGCCCCGCATCAGTTATGATGGAGCCGTTATGGTAAACTCCAATACCCGTTTCCCGGAATTTTTAAATGGCCCCGATTACATGGAATGGTTTTCGAGAGCCGAAGAAATGGATAATGAATACAGGATCAGTACTGATCAGGATCCCAATCCGCTAACCTATAATAAATCACAGATCAATGCTTTGAGAAACGGAACCAATACCAATCCTTTACTGGGAAATACCGACTGGGTGGGCGAGCTGCTGGGCAAAAAAAGCACCTCGCAAAGTCATGGTATAACTGTTAGCGGTGGATCTGATAAGGTAAAATACTTCTCAAATCTTGGCTATCTGGATCAGGACGGAATAGTGGCCAATACGGGCTTCAAACGTTTTAATCTGCGTACCAATCTGGATGCCCGTTTGAACGACATCCTTTCCGTTTCGCTGGACATAAATGCCCGGATGCAAAAAACAAATACGCCTGGAATTTCGCCCGACAATACCTCCTATATGAACCCGTTTTACCAGGCGGTAAGAACTTTGCCTAACATGCCGATGTATGCCGAAAATGGACTACCTACAGGCTACAACAGCAATGCAGGTTATGTAAACCCGATTGCTTCGGTTATGCAGTCTGGTTATCAGCGGGGCGAAACCAACGTGTTTCAGACCAGTCTTACCTTTAATGTCAAAGTGCCCTGGGTTGACGGGCTGTCGGGTAAGGTGCAGACCTCTTTCGATAAAAATGCAACCGAAAACAAAAACTGGACAACACCATATCAGCTGATGGGTAGGGGTAGAAATCAAACTACCGGCAATTTCACTTTAATTGCCAATCCTCCGGGCATTTCGGTAAATACCTTGCGCCAAAACTACAGTCAGAACAACCGACTGACTTTTCAACCCAGCTTAAATTATTCCAAGACGTTTGGGGATCACAGCATCACAGCCCTGGCATTATACGAATGGTCGAGAAGACGAAGCAATGTGTTTTCTACCGGGGCAAGAAACTTTGCTTTGACCGAGTTACAGGACATAGATTTCGGGAGTACGGCAACGCTGGATTTCATCAGTCCTACAGGCTCCAGTGGCAACACAGCCAGAAATGGTTATGTAGGGAGAGTCAACTATGCCTATAAAAACAAGTACCTTTTTGAAGCAGCATTAAGAGCAGATGCCTCTATCCGCTTTCCGGAAAAAGGGCGTTGGGGCTATTTTCCTGGCGTAGGTTTAGGCTGGATTGCCAGTGAAGAAGGCTTTTTCAGTTCCATAAAACAAACCCTTAACTTTTTCAAAGTCAAAGCCTCGATAGGGGTATTGGGTAAGGAGGAGACAGTTACCGAATTTGCGTACCTGCCTACTTTTAGTTTTACAGATAATCCTGTAGCGGTAATAGGGGGTAGTCCTGTTTCGGCATTGTATACAGGTACACCTCCAAATTTAGACCTGACCTGGGAGCGTCATCGTTTGACAAACGTAGGTTTTGAGGCCGAATTTTGGAATGGAAAACTGGGGGTAGACTTTGATTATTTCTACAAAGTGGTAACCAATATATTAACCGGTCGTTCGGCACTATACCCACCTTCAATCGGTGGAAATTTCCCCTCTACATTTAATGACGGTATTACCGACAACAGAGGCTTCGACCTACAAATCAGGCACCGCAATACCCTTGGTAAATTTACCTACGGGGTAACTGGTAACTTTAACTGGGCAAGAAATAAAATCATCCTGATCAACGAAAATCAGAATTTGCCTTCCTGGCAAAAACGAACTGGCAGGCCTATTGGTGAGAAATTAGGTTTTATAGTTGACGGATTTTATCAAAACTGGGAGGAAGCCCGGAACGGCTCATCACCAAGTAGTGGAATTATAGCACCCGGCTATTTCAAATACCGGGATCTGAACGGCGATGGCAGGGTAAGCAGGGATGCCGACATGACTTTTGTTGGGAAAAGTA
Encoded proteins:
- a CDS encoding TonB-dependent receptor produces the protein MKFYIKSLCRPPVCVTNFLLTINPLQQISPTVKRQIIMRVNLIIVLLTTTILHLSASTYSQSVTLKYNNAALVNVFKEIRMQTGYDFFYSDKLMSDAKPVSLNLNNVSLDKALAVCFKNQPLSYSIENKTVIVKQKDISVLDKVLDYFSAAEVRGRVLDEKGLPLIGVSVKVKGGTLAVSTNSNGEFSIKLPKGDEILVFSYIGFQTKEVSVNNSTVLNVTLLEANKGLDEVIVVGYGTQKKRNVIGAVAQINSDDLKQMPTMNITNMLSGRLPGITTLQQSGRPGADDATLRIRGTSSYQGGQGPIAIVDGVERPFAQLDPNEIESISILKDAVALSVYGLQAANGIILVTTKRGKTQQPRISYDGAVMVNSNTRFPEFLNGPDYMEWFSRAEEMDNEYRISTDQDPNPLTYNKSQINALRNGTNTNPLLGNTDWVGELLGKKSTSQSHGITVSGGSDKVKYFSNLGYLDQDGIVANTGFKRFNLRTNLDARLNDILSVSLDINARMQKTNTPGISPDNTSYMNPFYQAVRTLPNMPMYAENGLPTGYNSNAGYVNPIASVMQSGYQRGETNVFQTSLTFNVKVPWVDGLSGKVQTSFDKNATENKNWTTPYQLMGRGRNQTTGNFTLIANPPGISVNTLRQNYSQNNRLTFQPSLNYSKTFGDHSITALALYEWSRRRSNVFSTGARNFALTELQDIDFGSTATLDFISPTGSSGNTARNGYVGRVNYAYKNKYLFEAALRADASIRFPEKGRWGYFPGVGLGWIASEEGFFSSIKQTLNFFKVKASIGVLGKEETVTEFAYLPTFSFTDNPVAVIGGSPVSALYTGTPPNLDLTWERHRLTNVGFEAEFWNGKLGVDFDYFYKVVTNILTGRSALYPPSIGGNFPSTFNDGITDNRGFDLQIRHRNTLGKFTYGVTGNFNWARNKIILINENQNLPSWQKRTGRPIGEKLGFIVDGFYQNWEEARNGSSPSSGIIAPGYFKYRDLNGDGRVSRDADMTFVGKSNMPEIMYGLNIQAGYAGFDLSVLFQGAAQSSIALGGLYEGSSGTSGVEDNSPFTKTFYGYGNSPYYLVEQSWRPDNPNAKYPRLTSGGVALSPHNANANSGFIINNDYLRLKSIQIGYTLPKRVFKSKIEKMRFYVSGFNLFTWDKLKYLDPEMPNVNNGFYPQQKMISGGVNLIF